One genomic segment of Acinetobacter oleivorans DR1 includes these proteins:
- a CDS encoding LytR/AlgR family response regulator transcription factor: protein MKVLICDDEPLAVERLSRLVSKMGHEVVSTAHHGQEALEQARLHQPDVILLDIQMPGMNGLVCAEQLSQLNPRPAIVFCTAYDQHALEAFKSQAQAYLLKPIDPQELEQVFSQLTQLTQAQLNALPQHDFLHDLKTQRHQIAAKTYRGVELIPVENIYYFLADQKYVTVRHQNGSVLIDETLKELETEFADQFIRIHRNALVAVAYLDGLELVSSGQYQVRLRGLDERLSVSRRHLSMLRERIHQL from the coding sequence ATGAAGGTGCTGATTTGTGATGACGAACCACTTGCAGTGGAGCGATTATCACGTTTAGTTTCAAAGATGGGACATGAAGTTGTATCAACGGCTCATCATGGACAAGAAGCCTTGGAACAGGCGCGGCTTCATCAACCGGATGTAATTTTACTTGATATTCAAATGCCAGGTATGAATGGTCTTGTCTGTGCGGAACAGCTAAGCCAGCTAAATCCTCGACCTGCGATTGTATTCTGTACGGCCTATGACCAACATGCGTTGGAAGCATTTAAGTCTCAAGCTCAAGCTTATCTTCTTAAACCTATTGATCCTCAAGAACTTGAACAAGTTTTTAGTCAATTGACTCAGCTTACTCAAGCACAGCTCAATGCTTTACCACAACATGATTTTTTACATGATCTAAAAACACAACGACATCAAATTGCTGCAAAGACCTATCGTGGGGTTGAGCTAATTCCAGTTGAAAATATCTATTATTTTTTAGCTGATCAAAAATATGTCACTGTGCGTCATCAAAATGGCAGTGTATTAATTGATGAAACTTTAAAAGAGCTTGAAACCGAATTTGCAGATCAATTTATTCGTATTCATCGAAATGCATTGGTTGCAGTTGCATATTTAGATGGACTGGAGCTCGTTAGCTCTGGGCAATATCAGGTTCGTTTACGTGGCTTAGATGAGCGACTTTCTGTGAGTCGTCGACATTTATCTATGCTTAGAGAGCGGATCCATCAGCTCTAA
- a CDS encoding sensor histidine kinase, with the protein MWSWWLSKIKKSISLAEAQQTKLFPTAYRNQNSSYFFTKNGRWQHLFELIIASNVLALVLALAEAQSWQALSGGRLFQYIIFINWVILSFFALVERFQGFFSTLRQEFALAIGFVMLQGIVVLTTLMSNFFQFGLLNKHASLTQGWSIYFTNVPLYLSYGILLGAFCLRYLYVREQWLHQQYAELNARIQAMQARIHPHFLFNSLNNVVSLIAIDPDKAESMLISLSRLFRASFQELKLVSLHEEIELSKQYLMIEQVRLGERLKVDWKVELSPVQLKQITIPLLTLQPLLENSIFHGVEPMMGKATIGVLVEILQNQVSIVITNPYTDDTINSRKGHGIALENVKQRLKAYYGSSVRFQVYKGETLYTTIMSYQYQTK; encoded by the coding sequence ATGTGGTCATGGTGGCTCAGTAAAATAAAAAAGAGTATATCACTTGCCGAAGCTCAACAAACAAAGTTGTTTCCTACAGCATACCGAAATCAAAATTCCTCCTATTTTTTTACGAAAAACGGGCGTTGGCAACACTTATTCGAATTAATTATCGCAAGTAATGTTTTGGCTCTGGTCTTAGCATTGGCTGAAGCACAGTCTTGGCAAGCCTTGAGCGGGGGAAGGCTTTTTCAATACATCATTTTTATTAACTGGGTAATATTGTCGTTTTTTGCATTGGTTGAGCGCTTTCAAGGTTTTTTTAGCACTTTACGTCAAGAATTTGCCTTGGCTATTGGCTTTGTCATGTTGCAAGGTATTGTTGTTTTAACCACCTTAATGAGTAATTTTTTTCAGTTTGGTCTTTTAAATAAACATGCTTCTTTAACGCAGGGCTGGAGTATTTATTTTACCAATGTACCTTTATATCTAAGCTATGGAATATTACTCGGGGCTTTCTGCCTACGTTATTTATATGTCAGAGAACAATGGTTACATCAGCAATATGCAGAATTAAATGCCCGTATTCAGGCCATGCAAGCGCGAATTCATCCTCATTTTTTATTTAATAGTTTAAATAATGTAGTCAGTTTAATTGCGATAGATCCAGATAAAGCAGAAAGCATGCTCATTAGTCTGTCACGTTTATTTCGTGCCAGCTTCCAAGAATTGAAATTGGTGAGTCTGCATGAAGAAATCGAGCTAAGTAAACAATATTTAATGATTGAACAGGTCCGTTTGGGGGAGCGTTTAAAAGTAGATTGGAAAGTCGAGCTTTCACCTGTGCAACTCAAACAGATCACCATTCCTTTATTGACATTACAACCTTTGTTAGAGAATAGTATTTTTCATGGGGTAGAACCAATGATGGGTAAGGCAACCATAGGGGTATTGGTTGAAATATTGCAAAATCAGGTCAGTATAGTCATTACCAACCCATATACAGACGATACAATAAATTCAAGGAAAGGGCATGGAATCGCGCTTGAAAATGTTAAGCAGCGCCTGAAAGCATATTATGGGAGTTCCGTAAGATTTCAGGTTTATAAAGGTGAAACCTTATATACCACCATTATGAGCTATCAATATCAAACAAAATAA
- the argH gene encoding argininosuccinate lyase — translation MTTSSNPPNSVTPDQTSGMWGGRFSEATDAFVAEFTASVQFDQRFYKQDIAGSIAHATMLAKVGVLTEAERDDIIEGLSTIRSEIEAGNFEWRIDLEDVHMNIESRLTQRIGITGKKLHTGRSRNDQVATDIRLYLRDEIDDILKLLERLQKGLLGLAAKNVNTIMPGFTHLQTAQPVTFGHHLLAWFEMLVRDTERLQDCRKRVNRMPLGSAALAGTTYPIDRAYTAELLGFEAVSENSLDAVSDRDFAIEFNAAAALIMMHLSRMSEELILWTSAQFKFVNIPDRFCTGSSIMPQKKNPDVPELIRGKSGRVFGDLISLLTLMKGQPLAYNKDNQEDKEPLFDAIDTVRGSLMAFADMIPALVPNIEIMREAALRGFSTATDLADYLVKKGVAFRDAHEIVGKAVALGVAEEKDLSELTLEQLQQFSDLITADVFDKALTLEASVNARDHIGGTSPKQVEAAIARAHTRLEQLYA, via the coding sequence ATGACCACATCTTCAAATCCCCCTAATTCAGTAACCCCAGACCAAACCTCAGGTATGTGGGGTGGTCGTTTTTCTGAAGCGACGGACGCTTTTGTAGCCGAATTTACCGCCTCTGTTCAGTTTGACCAACGTTTTTATAAACAAGACATCGCTGGTTCGATTGCGCATGCTACCATGCTTGCGAAAGTTGGCGTACTCACAGAAGCAGAACGCGATGACATTATTGAAGGTTTAAGCACCATTCGCTCAGAAATTGAGGCTGGAAACTTTGAGTGGCGCATCGATCTTGAAGATGTTCACATGAACATTGAATCACGTTTGACTCAACGTATTGGCATTACAGGTAAAAAATTACACACAGGCCGTAGCCGTAACGATCAGGTTGCAACTGATATTCGTCTTTACCTACGCGACGAAATTGATGATATTTTAAAATTATTAGAACGTTTACAAAAAGGCTTGTTAGGCTTGGCTGCCAAAAATGTAAATACCATTATGCCGGGCTTTACACACCTACAAACTGCTCAGCCTGTGACTTTTGGTCATCACTTGTTAGCATGGTTTGAAATGTTGGTACGTGACACTGAACGTCTCCAAGACTGCCGTAAACGTGTTAACCGTATGCCGCTTGGATCTGCTGCTCTTGCGGGTACAACTTATCCAATTGACCGCGCATATACAGCAGAGCTTTTAGGGTTTGAAGCTGTATCTGAAAACTCTCTTGATGCTGTATCTGACCGTGACTTTGCCATCGAATTTAATGCAGCTGCTGCACTTATCATGATGCATTTATCACGTATGTCTGAAGAACTGATTCTTTGGACTTCTGCACAGTTCAAATTTGTGAACATTCCTGACCGCTTCTGTACTGGTTCTTCAATTATGCCGCAGAAGAAAAATCCGGATGTTCCAGAGCTAATCCGTGGTAAATCTGGCCGTGTATTTGGTGACTTAATTAGCTTACTTACGCTCATGAAAGGTCAACCATTGGCATACAACAAAGACAACCAAGAAGACAAAGAACCTTTATTTGATGCAATCGATACGGTTCGTGGTTCACTCATGGCTTTCGCAGATATGATTCCTGCATTGGTTCCAAATATTGAAATCATGCGTGAAGCTGCACTTCGTGGATTCTCGACTGCAACCGATCTTGCTGACTACCTAGTGAAAAAAGGCGTTGCTTTCCGTGATGCTCATGAAATTGTAGGTAAAGCTGTTGCTTTAGGTGTTGCTGAAGAAAAAGATTTATCTGAACTCACACTTGAGCAATTACAGCAATTCTCTGACTTAATTACAGCAGATGTATTTGATAAAGCCTTAACACTAGAAGCTTCTGTAAATGCACGTGATCATATTGGCGGAACTTCACCAAAACAGGTTGAAGCTGCGATTGCTCGTGCCCATACACGTTTAGAACAGTTATACGCTTAA
- a CDS encoding oxidative damage protection protein: MSRQVFCRKYQKEMEGLDFAPFPGAKGQDFFENVSKQAWQEWLKHQTTLINEKRLNVFEPDAKKFLEEQREKFFNNDESVEKAEGWKPE; the protein is encoded by the coding sequence ATGAGTCGACAAGTTTTTTGCCGCAAATATCAAAAGGAAATGGAAGGTTTAGACTTCGCTCCTTTCCCAGGTGCTAAAGGCCAAGATTTTTTTGAAAATGTTTCTAAGCAAGCATGGCAAGAATGGTTAAAACACCAAACTACGCTGATTAATGAAAAACGCTTAAACGTGTTTGAACCAGATGCGAAGAAGTTCCTTGAAGAACAACGTGAGAAGTTCTTTAACAATGATGAAAGCGTAGAAAAAGCTGAAGGCTGGAAACCAGAATAA
- the phoU gene encoding phosphate signaling complex protein PhoU has product MSPSNPVLTHHISSQFNEDLQDVNTKFMTMGGLVEQQVANAIHSLLDTDANLAIDVQFKDNAVNQYERDIDEGLTLILARRHPAAIDLRMVIAMSKANTDLERIGDEAAKIARIAQNLCEEGGSPRGYMETRHIGNQVRVMIHDALDAFARLDADQALRVLLADADIDREYQSATRTLMTYMIEDPRHIARVINVMWVLRSLERIGDHARNIAEQVIYMAKGFDARHTKIEEIEAKVHEK; this is encoded by the coding sequence TTGAGTCCAAGTAATCCGGTGTTAACCCATCATATTTCTTCTCAATTTAATGAAGATTTGCAAGATGTAAACACAAAGTTTATGACCATGGGTGGCTTGGTCGAACAACAGGTCGCAAATGCAATTCATTCTTTGCTTGATACAGACGCAAATTTAGCGATTGATGTTCAATTTAAAGATAATGCAGTCAATCAATATGAACGTGATATTGATGAAGGCTTGACGCTAATTTTGGCGCGTCGTCATCCAGCAGCGATTGACTTGCGTATGGTTATTGCCATGAGTAAAGCCAATACAGACCTTGAGCGTATTGGTGACGAAGCAGCAAAAATTGCCCGTATTGCACAGAACCTTTGTGAAGAGGGTGGTTCGCCTCGTGGCTACATGGAAACACGTCATATTGGTAACCAAGTTCGTGTCATGATTCATGATGCACTTGATGCTTTTGCACGTTTAGATGCAGATCAAGCTTTACGTGTACTTTTAGCCGATGCTGACATTGATCGTGAATATCAGTCAGCAACCCGCACATTAATGACCTATATGATTGAAGATCCACGCCACATTGCCCGTGTTATTAATGTCATGTGGGTTCTACGTTCTTTAGAGCGTATTGGTGATCATGCACGTAACATTGCTGAGCAAGTCATTTATATGGCAAAAGGCTTTGATGCTCGTCATACCAAAATTGAAGAAATTGAAGCTAAAGTCCACGAAAAGTAA
- the abuO gene encoding multidrug efflux outer membrane protein AbuO, giving the protein MKIKLMVAVGLWSFASSSFALDLVETYGRAKQNDPTWQANQQQFEADQLNLGLATGALLPTVTLSGNITRNRQTVKRSNFPGVDQEGLSDALVSNTSTTRQATLTARQPLFRMDAWEGYKQVKTSVALSEITLRLQKQDHVLNVAEAYFNVLRQQALSVAYLQEEKALLEQLNMMNAKLKEGLVARSDVSEANAQYQNARANRISTNVQLLLAQEQLSEYIGSYQDKLAVLRSDFSFQKPYPAELNDWISLAQQKNLKIQQARLQQQYSEDQRRVEKAALYPQIDAVASYGYTKQTPETLISTDGKFDQVGVEMNWNLFNGGRTRTSIKKATVEASKAQAQLDAAIRRANVDVKSAFMQVDTDQAKLEARKAAMDSSSLVSQASKASYNEGLKSMVDVLLAQRNAFSAKQDYLNAQYDYLLNVLRLKAAVGQLGEKDLVELNSWLTYQ; this is encoded by the coding sequence ATGAAAATAAAATTAATGGTCGCTGTTGGCCTTTGGAGTTTTGCATCTTCGAGTTTTGCTCTAGATTTGGTTGAGACTTATGGGCGCGCAAAACAAAATGATCCGACATGGCAAGCCAATCAACAACAATTTGAAGCAGATCAACTTAATTTAGGCTTGGCAACGGGAGCGTTATTACCCACCGTTACACTGTCTGGAAACATTACTCGTAATCGACAAACTGTAAAGCGTTCAAACTTTCCGGGTGTTGATCAAGAAGGGCTTTCTGATGCTTTGGTAAGTAATACCTCAACGACTCGGCAAGCGACCTTAACAGCACGTCAGCCATTATTTCGAATGGATGCTTGGGAGGGTTATAAACAAGTTAAAACTTCGGTTGCCTTAAGTGAAATTACCTTAAGACTGCAAAAACAAGATCATGTTTTAAATGTAGCAGAAGCCTATTTTAATGTACTGCGTCAGCAGGCACTGAGTGTTGCATACCTACAAGAAGAAAAAGCTTTGCTTGAGCAGCTTAATATGATGAATGCCAAACTCAAAGAAGGTTTGGTGGCGCGTAGTGATGTGAGTGAAGCAAATGCTCAATATCAAAATGCCAGAGCCAATCGTATTTCAACCAATGTTCAATTACTTTTAGCCCAAGAACAGCTGTCTGAATATATTGGTTCTTATCAAGATAAACTTGCTGTATTACGAAGTGACTTTAGTTTTCAAAAGCCTTATCCAGCAGAGCTTAATGATTGGATTTCTTTGGCCCAGCAAAAAAATCTAAAGATCCAGCAAGCCCGTTTACAGCAACAATATAGTGAAGATCAGCGCCGTGTAGAAAAGGCCGCGCTTTATCCTCAAATAGATGCTGTGGCGAGCTATGGTTATACCAAACAAACACCAGAGACACTCATTTCGACTGACGGAAAATTTGATCAGGTCGGTGTAGAAATGAACTGGAATTTATTTAATGGTGGACGGACCCGAACATCAATTAAAAAAGCCACTGTAGAAGCCAGTAAAGCGCAGGCACAACTTGATGCAGCCATTCGCCGTGCCAATGTCGATGTGAAAAGTGCGTTTATGCAGGTAGATACAGATCAAGCCAAACTTGAAGCAAGAAAGGCTGCAATGGATTCCTCTTCTTTAGTTTCTCAAGCTTCAAAAGCGAGTTATAACGAAGGCTTGAAAAGTATGGTTGATGTTTTATTGGCGCAGCGTAATGCTTTTTCTGCAAAACAGGATTATCTTAATGCTCAATATGACTATTTATTGAATGTGCTTCGTTTAAAAGCTGCGGTAGGCCAGCTCGGTGAAAAAGATCTGGTTGAGCTTAATAGCTGGTTAACTTATCAGTAA
- a CDS encoding DMT family transporter has protein sequence MISLIKNSSYGGTIAILVASVLWGTTGTAAAFAPTLGPLAIGAVAMGGGGLLQALVASRAIRENRQFIRENLLILLLGVAAVGIYPLAFYSSMHYAGITIGTVVSIGSAPLIAAILERFFDRKALSAIWFLSFICGVLGVTMLSMGESHAVLGGTNQWNKYFGIFLGLVAATTYSLYSWAAKRLIDRGVASKAAMGMIMGGGAVILLPTLLVTGGGLLQSSTNLLVAGYMMLIPMFLGYLLFGFGLKTVNASKATTLTLFEPLVAAIFAIVLVGEHVSWLGWIGMLLIFICILILSKTENA, from the coding sequence ATGATTAGCCTCATTAAAAATAGTAGTTATGGAGGCACAATCGCGATTTTAGTTGCCTCTGTTTTGTGGGGAACAACAGGTACTGCGGCCGCATTTGCTCCGACACTTGGTCCACTTGCTATTGGCGCCGTAGCGATGGGTGGAGGAGGTCTTTTACAAGCTTTGGTTGCATCACGAGCGATAAGGGAAAACCGACAATTTATAAGAGAAAATCTTTTAATACTGCTTTTAGGTGTAGCGGCGGTTGGTATTTATCCTTTGGCTTTTTATTCCTCAATGCATTATGCAGGCATTACGATTGGCACCGTGGTTTCAATTGGTTCGGCTCCACTGATTGCAGCCATTTTAGAGCGATTCTTTGATCGCAAAGCTTTGTCTGCCATCTGGTTTCTAAGTTTTATTTGCGGTGTGCTTGGCGTAACAATGTTGTCGATGGGTGAAAGTCATGCAGTTCTAGGCGGTACAAATCAATGGAATAAATACTTCGGTATTTTTCTTGGGCTTGTCGCAGCTACAACTTATTCACTTTATTCATGGGCTGCAAAAAGATTAATAGATCGGGGTGTTGCCTCTAAAGCTGCAATGGGCATGATTATGGGGGGTGGGGCAGTTATTTTGCTTCCTACTTTGCTGGTTACAGGTGGTGGGTTATTACAAAGCTCAACCAATTTACTTGTAGCTGGCTATATGATGCTAATTCCTATGTTTTTGGGTTATTTACTTTTCGGTTTTGGACTAAAAACAGTAAATGCCAGCAAAGCGACCACCTTAACTTTATTTGAACCTTTAGTTGCTGCGATTTTTGCCATTGTGTTGGTGGGTGAGCATGTTTCATGGTTGGGTTGGATAGGCATGCTTTTGATTTTTATTTGTATTTTAATATTGTCAAAAACTGAGAACGCTTAA
- a CDS encoding TetR/AcrR family transcriptional regulator encodes MNDKTARQKILDAASTLFYNDGITATGINSVTAKADVAKMSLYNNFSSKGELVDAYIAARHQEWLDLYQKRLKKIKTAKEAILAVFDAYQDHAEFAYEKGFRGCGLLNAAAEFPANSVGRSSVRQHKEEVEAIVAEHLKKLIPDSKRISYVATQLSFLLEGSMARAGLEGNSRQLLLAKQMAEDILNRECPHD; translated from the coding sequence ATGAATGATAAAACAGCAAGACAGAAAATTCTCGATGCCGCTTCAACTTTGTTTTATAACGATGGCATTACTGCAACTGGAATTAACTCAGTTACGGCTAAAGCAGATGTTGCTAAAATGTCGCTTTATAATAATTTTTCTTCAAAAGGTGAGCTTGTCGATGCCTACATTGCTGCGCGCCATCAAGAGTGGCTCGATCTCTATCAAAAGCGTTTAAAAAAAATAAAAACAGCTAAAGAAGCCATTTTGGCCGTATTTGATGCCTATCAAGACCATGCGGAATTTGCCTATGAAAAAGGCTTTCGAGGATGTGGGCTTTTAAATGCTGCCGCAGAGTTTCCTGCGAATAGTGTAGGGCGAAGTTCGGTAAGACAGCATAAAGAAGAAGTCGAGGCTATTGTTGCTGAACATTTAAAAAAATTGATACCAGACTCAAAGCGGATTAGTTATGTGGCTACGCAGCTTTCTTTTCTTTTAGAAGGTTCTATGGCAAGAGCTGGCTTAGAAGGAAACAGTCGTCAACTCCTGTTAGCAAAACAAATGGCAGAAGATATTTTAAATAGAGAATGTCCACATGATTAG
- the thiC gene encoding phosphomethylpyrimidine synthase ThiC, with amino-acid sequence MNQLTNLSSAEISAQHEQDAKDLTRILPASKKVYIEGSRPDIQVPMREISLTDTPTGLGGEHNPPVMVYDTSGVYTDPNVQIDLDKGLPSVRQNWIEERNDTDVLSGLTSTFGQERLKDIRTADIRFAHIQNPRRAKAGKNVTQMHYAKQGIITPEMEYIAIRENQRQREGVDMRQHAGQNFGAKNLKEITPEFVRQEVAEGRAIIPANINHPELEPMIIGRNFLVKINANIGNSALGSSIDEEVAKMTWATRWGADTIMDLSTGKNIHETREWIIRNSPVPIGTVPIYQALEKVDGVAEDLTWEIFKDTLIEQAEQGVDYFTIHAGVLLRYVPLTANRLTGIVSRGGSIMAQWCLAHHEENFLYTHFDEICEIMKAYDVSFSLGDGLRPGCIQDANDEAQFSELKTLGELTHRAWEHDVQVMIEGPGHVPMHMIKENMDLQLEVCKEAPFYTLGPLTTDIAPGYDHITSAIGAAMIGWYGTAMLCYVTPKEHLGLPNKKDVKDGIITYKLAAHAADLAKGHPGAQVRDNALSKARFEFRWDDQFNLSLDPDTARSMHDETLPKEAHKSAHFCSMCGPKFCSMKITQNVRDYANNLTNSNSEVEEGLKAMKEVYQEQGQKLYHKV; translated from the coding sequence ATGAACCAGTTAACGAATCTCTCTTCTGCTGAAATTTCAGCACAACATGAACAAGATGCAAAAGATTTAACCCGTATCTTACCCGCTTCTAAAAAAGTTTATATTGAAGGCTCTCGTCCTGATATTCAGGTTCCGATGCGAGAAATTTCTTTAACAGATACTCCAACTGGTCTGGGCGGTGAACATAATCCCCCTGTTATGGTCTATGACACTTCAGGTGTTTATACAGATCCAAATGTTCAAATTGATTTAGACAAAGGTTTACCTTCAGTTCGCCAAAACTGGATTGAAGAACGTAACGATACTGACGTACTTTCTGGTTTAACTTCAACTTTTGGTCAAGAACGTTTAAAAGACATTCGTACCGCTGACATTCGTTTTGCTCATATTCAAAACCCACGCCGCGCTAAAGCTGGCAAAAATGTCACTCAAATGCACTATGCCAAGCAAGGTATTATCACGCCTGAAATGGAATATATTGCAATTCGTGAGAATCAGCGCCAGCGTGAAGGTGTTGATATGCGTCAACATGCTGGACAAAATTTCGGTGCAAAAAACTTAAAAGAAATTACACCTGAATTTGTTCGTCAAGAAGTTGCTGAAGGTCGTGCGATCATTCCTGCCAACATTAACCATCCAGAACTTGAGCCAATGATTATTGGCCGTAATTTCTTGGTTAAAATTAATGCCAACATTGGTAACTCAGCGCTTGGTTCTTCAATTGATGAAGAAGTTGCAAAAATGACGTGGGCAACCCGTTGGGGTGCCGACACCATTATGGACTTATCGACAGGTAAAAACATTCATGAAACACGTGAATGGATTATTCGTAACTCACCTGTTCCAATCGGTACCGTACCAATTTATCAAGCACTTGAAAAAGTTGATGGTGTTGCAGAAGACCTAACATGGGAAATCTTCAAAGACACACTGATTGAACAAGCCGAACAAGGCGTTGACTACTTCACAATTCACGCAGGTGTATTGCTTCGTTATGTTCCACTTACAGCAAACCGTTTAACAGGTATAGTGTCTCGTGGTGGTTCAATCATGGCGCAGTGGTGTCTAGCGCATCATGAAGAAAACTTCTTATACACTCATTTCGATGAAATCTGTGAAATCATGAAAGCTTATGACGTTTCATTTAGCTTAGGTGATGGCTTACGTCCGGGTTGTATTCAAGATGCAAATGACGAAGCACAGTTCAGCGAACTTAAAACACTAGGTGAACTTACACACCGTGCATGGGAACATGATGTTCAAGTCATGATTGAAGGCCCTGGTCATGTACCAATGCACATGATCAAAGAAAACATGGACCTTCAGCTAGAAGTGTGTAAAGAAGCACCATTCTATACGCTTGGGCCTTTAACGACTGATATCGCTCCGGGTTATGACCACATTACATCTGCAATTGGTGCAGCCATGATTGGTTGGTACGGCACAGCGATGCTTTGTTATGTGACACCAAAAGAACACTTAGGTTTACCAAACAAAAAAGATGTTAAAGACGGAATTATTACCTACAAGCTTGCGGCACATGCTGCTGACCTTGCTAAAGGACATCCGGGTGCTCAAGTTCGCGATAATGCCTTGTCAAAAGCACGTTTTGAATTCCGTTGGGATGATCAGTTCAACTTAAGTCTAGACCCTGACACAGCACGTAGCATGCATGATGAAACCTTACCCAAAGAGGCTCATAAATCCGCTCACTTCTGTTCAATGTGTGGACCAAAATTCTGTTCAATGAAAATCACCCAAAATGTTCGTGACTATGCCAACAACCTCACTAATAGCAATTCAGAGGTTGAAGAAGGCCTCAAAGCGATGAAAGAGGTTTATCAAGAGCAAGGTCAAAAACTGTATCACAAAGTGTAA
- a CDS encoding NUDIX domain-containing protein translates to MSIVERPSYTSKDVEVTSRESLFRGFIQVEKVSLRHRLFNQTEYTHVLQRELIHRPEAAGVLLYNDQRQQFALIEQFRVGAINDPDSPWQLEVIAGVLDGDETPESCIRRETLEESGCTVNYLHHLFSFYPSAGACSELFHLYAAETNLPSKGGVFGMPDEGENILLHLFDYSEISTLLSQGRLRNAPVIMALQWLSQHITTIIKSDEVGR, encoded by the coding sequence ATGAGTATTGTTGAACGTCCAAGTTATACATCTAAAGATGTCGAAGTAACATCACGTGAATCTCTATTCCGTGGTTTTATTCAAGTTGAAAAAGTCAGCCTTCGACATCGTCTATTTAATCAAACTGAATATACTCATGTATTACAACGTGAACTCATTCATCGGCCTGAAGCGGCTGGCGTTCTACTCTACAACGATCAAAGACAACAGTTTGCGCTGATTGAACAATTTCGTGTAGGTGCAATTAATGATCCCGATTCGCCGTGGCAATTGGAAGTAATTGCTGGTGTATTAGATGGAGATGAAACGCCGGAGAGCTGTATTCGCCGTGAAACACTTGAAGAGTCAGGATGCACAGTTAATTATTTACATCATCTATTTAGCTTTTATCCATCTGCTGGGGCGTGTTCAGAACTATTTCACTTATATGCTGCTGAAACAAACTTACCATCAAAAGGCGGGGTTTTTGGCATGCCTGATGAAGGTGAAAATATTCTTTTGCACCTGTTTGACTACAGCGAAATATCAACATTATTGAGTCAAGGACGTTTGAGAAATGCCCCTGTCATTATGGCGTTACAATGGCTATCTCAACACATCACAACGATAATAAAATCCGACGAGGTAGGACGGTGA
- the cpdA gene encoding 3',5'-cyclic-AMP phosphodiesterase: MTFQVSTLSQKDHVIIQITDTHLLEYPHLEFVGMNPEESFHAIIQQILKKHPEADAIIHTGDLAQAPTPITYKRYIQYMQTLGLPFFQTLGNHDNVDHFPLHKENHQEPVVICLGNWRVILLNSAVKGQINGHLSPEQLQNLAALLEEFSDNPVLLACHHHPFAMKSKWIDHHKLQNSNALLTTLAPFKNVKALICGHVHQDSLNTWQGIEFFSTPSTSVQFKPFSNEFALDQNAPGYRYIRLKNDGSFETEVFRLENFQGLINTNISGY; the protein is encoded by the coding sequence GTGACTTTTCAAGTCTCAACACTTTCACAAAAAGACCATGTCATTATACAAATTACCGATACCCACTTATTGGAGTATCCACACTTAGAATTTGTGGGGATGAATCCTGAAGAAAGTTTTCATGCCATTATTCAACAGATCCTGAAAAAACATCCTGAAGCTGATGCCATCATCCACACTGGAGATTTGGCTCAAGCACCAACGCCCATTACCTACAAACGTTATATTCAATATATGCAAACGTTAGGTCTGCCATTTTTTCAGACACTGGGCAATCATGATAACGTTGATCATTTTCCATTACATAAAGAAAATCATCAGGAACCTGTGGTCATTTGTCTAGGAAACTGGCGCGTTATTTTATTAAATAGTGCAGTAAAAGGTCAGATTAATGGGCACCTGTCGCCAGAACAACTACAAAATTTAGCGGCATTACTCGAAGAATTTTCAGATAACCCTGTTTTATTGGCTTGCCATCATCATCCTTTTGCAATGAAATCTAAATGGATTGATCATCACAAGTTACAAAACTCTAATGCTTTGCTTACTACATTAGCTCCATTTAAAAATGTAAAAGCTTTAATCTGCGGGCACGTTCACCAAGACTCACTAAACACTTGGCAAGGGATCGAATTTTTCTCGACCCCCTCAACAAGCGTTCAGTTTAAACCGTTTAGTAATGAGTTTGCCCTAGACCAAAATGCTCCCGGCTACCGTTACATTCGTCTAAAAAACGATGGTAGTTTTGAAACAGAAGTCTTCCGTCTTGAAAATTTTCAGGGCCTTATAAATACCAATATTTCAGGCTATTAG